The Rhodospirillales bacterium nucleotide sequence CCATCGGCGTCCGCCGTCGCCCGCGTCCGCCCATGGGGGAACAACACGTGACCGTCAAGACCGCGCGCAGGGCCTTCGAGCGCCTGCTCGAAGGCATCGTCATCGTGCTCACGTCCGGCCTCTTTCTGCTGGTCGTGGTGGCGGTGATTTTCCGCAAGAGCGGCAATTCGATCATCTGGTACGACGAAATCGCCGAGGTGATGCTGGCCTGGCTCACCTATTACGGCGCGGCGCTGGCGGCGCTGAGGCGCGGCCATATCGGCGTCACCACCGTGGTCAACATGTTCCCGCGCTTCTGGCGGCTGGCGTCGTTCGTGGTCGCCGAGGCCACGGTCGCGGCCTTCTTCGTCCTGCTCGCCTGGGTCGGCTGGCGCGTGCTCGACG carries:
- a CDS encoding TRAP transporter small permease, yielding MGEQHVTVKTARRAFERLLEGIVIVLTSGLFLLVVVAVIFRKSGNSIIWYDEIAEVMLAWLTYYGAALAALRRGHIGVTTVVNMFPRFWRLASFVVAEATVAAFFVLLAWVGWRVLDVLTIDFLATLPELSSVYTHSVIPIGAVLYLIAQGLSLPEGWRAARRGRETAAEEF